Proteins encoded in a region of the Salvelinus sp. IW2-2015 linkage group LG27, ASM291031v2, whole genome shotgun sequence genome:
- the LOC139023166 gene encoding vacuolar protein sorting-associated protein 41 homolog, producing the protein MLRYLHKLFKRDHHKGQRYHERQIGLYAEYDRPNLLPFLRDSIHCPLEKALEICQERNFVEETVFLLSRMGNCRRALQMIMEELEDVDKAIEFAKEQDDAELWEDLISYSIDKPRKSHEYTSTFKLTWSKHTKTVVKLSLIHI; encoded by the exons TACTTACACAAACTGTTCAAGAGGGACCACCACAAGGGTCAACGGTACCATGAGAGACAAATTGGCCTGTATGCTGAGTATGATCGGCCCAACCTGCTGCCATTCCTCAGGGACAGCATCCACTGCCCACTAGAAAAG GCTCTGGAGATTTGTCAGGAGAGAAACTTTGTGGAGGAGACGGTCTTCCTGCTCA GCAGGATGGGGAACTGTAGACGGGCCCTTCAGATGATCATGGAGGAACTGGAGGATGTGGACAAGGCCATAGAGTTTGCTAAGGAGCAGGATGACGCTGAGCTGTGGGAGGATCTCATCTCCTATTCCATTGATAAGCCACGTAAGTCACATGAATACACAAGCACtttcaaactaacatggtccaagcacaccaagacagttgtgaagctgtctcttatacacatctag